A window from Mycobacterium saskatchewanense encodes these proteins:
- the purM gene encoding phosphoribosylformylglycinamidine cyclo-ligase produces MTDPGKSPGREPGSQGITYASAGVDIEAGDRAVELFKPLATKATRPEVRGGLGGFAGLFALRGDYREPLLAASTDGVGTKLAVAQAMDKHDTVGLDLVAMVVDDLVVCGAEPLFLQDYIAVGRTVPERLSAIVSGIAEGCVRAGCALLGGETAEHPGLMEPDHYDISATGIGVVEADDVLGPDRVKPGDVIIGLGSSGLHSNGYSLARAVLLEIDRMNLAGYVEEFGRTLGEELLEPTRIYAKDCLALAAETQVRTFCHVTGGGLAGNLERVIPQGLVAEIDRGTWTPAPVFAMIAQRGRVTREEMEKTFNMGVGMVAVVAAEDTDRALAILTARHLDCWVLGTVCKGGKEGPRAKLVGQHPRF; encoded by the coding sequence ATGACGGATCCCGGAAAAAGCCCCGGACGTGAGCCGGGCAGCCAGGGCATTACCTACGCGTCGGCCGGGGTGGACATCGAAGCCGGTGACCGCGCCGTCGAACTGTTCAAGCCGCTGGCGACCAAGGCGACCCGCCCCGAGGTGCGCGGAGGACTGGGCGGATTCGCCGGCCTCTTCGCGCTGCGGGGTGACTACCGCGAGCCGTTGCTGGCGGCGTCCACCGATGGTGTCGGCACCAAGTTGGCGGTGGCTCAGGCGATGGACAAGCACGACACCGTCGGCTTGGACCTCGTGGCCATGGTGGTCGACGACCTGGTCGTGTGCGGCGCCGAGCCGCTGTTCCTTCAGGACTACATCGCCGTCGGCCGGACGGTGCCGGAACGCCTGAGCGCGATCGTCTCCGGCATCGCCGAGGGCTGCGTGCGCGCCGGCTGTGCGCTGCTCGGCGGCGAGACGGCCGAACACCCGGGCCTGATGGAGCCGGATCACTACGACATCTCGGCCACCGGCATCGGCGTCGTCGAGGCCGACGACGTGCTGGGGCCCGACCGGGTCAAACCCGGCGACGTCATCATCGGCCTTGGTTCCTCGGGCCTGCATTCAAACGGATATTCGCTGGCCCGCGCGGTGCTGCTGGAGATCGACCGGATGAACCTGGCCGGCTACGTGGAGGAGTTCGGGCGCACGCTCGGCGAAGAGCTGCTGGAACCCACGCGGATCTACGCCAAGGACTGCTTGGCGCTCGCCGCCGAAACCCAGGTGCGCACTTTCTGTCACGTCACCGGCGGCGGCCTGGCGGGCAACCTGGAACGCGTCATTCCTCAGGGGCTGGTCGCCGAGATCGACCGCGGCACGTGGACGCCCGCGCCGGTCTTCGCGATGATCGCGCAGCGCGGCCGGGTGACGCGCGAGGAGATGGAGAAGACGTTCAACATGGGCGTCGGTATGGTCGCCGTCGTCGCGGCGGAGGACACCGACCGCGCGTTGGCCATACTGACCGCGCGGCACCTGGATTGCTGGGTGCTCGGAACCGTCTGCAAAGGCGGGAAGGAAGGCCCGCGGGCGAAACTAGTCGGGCAGCACCCGCGGTTCTGA
- a CDS encoding MCE family protein: protein MDPRRGPPHKTIGLVTIVITGFVGAVLYLQFRGEFTPGTRLTMVASRAGLVMDPGSKVTFNGVQIGRVATISEITRDGKPAAQLLLDVTPKYVHLIPANVAAAVKATTVFGNKYVALTSPSEPSPQPVTPSTVVDATSVTTEFNTLFETLTEIAEKVDPVKLNLTLSGAAQALDGLGDRFGASLVNGDAILDDVNPQLPRARGDVRLLAALGDTYADAAPDLWDALANAVTTARAFHRQERDLDVALLAAAGLGNTGAEIAGRGGPYLTRGAADLVSTSRLLDEYSPEVYCTIRNFHDVAPKIYADLGNNGYSLGARSSGAIAGAPNPYIYPENLPRINAHGGPGGRPGCWQTITRELWPAPLLVMDTGFSIAPYNHFELGSPLAVDYVWGRQLGDYTINP from the coding sequence ATGGATCCGCGCCGCGGGCCACCGCACAAGACCATCGGCCTCGTGACGATCGTGATCACGGGGTTCGTCGGGGCGGTGCTCTACCTCCAGTTCCGGGGGGAGTTCACGCCGGGCACCAGGCTGACCATGGTCGCGAGCCGCGCCGGCCTGGTGATGGACCCCGGCTCGAAGGTCACCTTCAACGGGGTACAGATCGGCCGGGTGGCGACCATCTCGGAGATCACCCGCGATGGCAAGCCCGCCGCCCAGCTGCTCCTGGACGTCACCCCCAAGTACGTCCACCTGATTCCGGCCAACGTGGCGGCCGCCGTCAAGGCCACCACCGTGTTCGGGAACAAGTACGTCGCGTTGACTTCGCCGAGCGAACCGTCGCCTCAACCAGTCACGCCGTCCACGGTCGTCGACGCGACCTCGGTGACGACCGAGTTCAACACGTTGTTCGAGACGTTGACCGAGATCGCCGAAAAGGTCGACCCCGTCAAGCTGAACCTAACGCTCAGCGGGGCGGCTCAGGCGCTTGACGGGCTGGGCGACAGATTCGGCGCCTCGCTGGTCAACGGCGACGCCATCCTTGATGACGTGAACCCGCAACTGCCCCGCGCCCGCGGCGACGTTCGACTGCTCGCCGCCCTGGGCGACACCTACGCCGACGCGGCACCGGACCTCTGGGACGCCCTGGCAAACGCGGTGACCACCGCGCGCGCTTTCCACCGGCAGGAGCGTGACCTGGACGTGGCGTTGCTGGCCGCGGCCGGGTTGGGCAACACCGGCGCGGAGATCGCCGGCCGTGGCGGGCCCTACCTCACGCGCGGGGCCGCCGACCTGGTCAGCACCAGCCGACTGCTCGACGAGTACAGCCCCGAGGTCTATTGCACTATCCGCAATTTCCACGACGTGGCCCCCAAGATCTACGCCGACCTGGGCAACAACGGCTACTCGCTCGGAGCGCGCTCATCCGGCGCCATCGCCGGAGCGCCCAACCCCTACATCTACCCGGAGAACCTGCCGCGGATCAACGCACACGGCGGGCCCGGTGGGCGACCGGGCTGTTGGCAGACCATCACGCGGGAACTTTGGCCGGCGCCGCTCCTGGTGATGGACACCGGCTTCAGCATCGCCCCCTACAACCACTTCGAACTCGGCTCACCGCTGGCGGTCGACTACGTGTGGGGCCGGCAGCTGGGTGACTACACCATCAATCCCTAA
- the purL gene encoding phosphoribosylformylglycinamidine synthase subunit PurL codes for MTVSGTSERTHAIDTVEHAAATPEQPQPYGELGLKEDEYERIREILGRRPTDTELAMYSVMWSEHCSYKSSKVHLRYFGETTTDEMRAGMLAGIGENAGVVDIGDGWAVTFKVESHNHPSYVEPYQGAATGVGGIVRDIMAMGARPIAVMDQLRFGAADGPDTRRVVDGVVRGIGGYGNSLGLPNIGGETVFDACYAGNPLVNALCVGVLRQEDLHLAFASGRGNKIILFGARTGLDGIGGVSVLASDTFDSTGSRKKLPSVQVGDPFMEKVLIECCLELYAGGLVIGIQDLGGAGLACATSELASAGDGGMAIRLDTVPLRTQGMAPAEVLCSESQERMCAVVSPENVDAFMAVCRKWDVLATVIGEVAEGDRLQITWHGETVVDVPPRTVAHEGPVYQRPVARPESQDALNAARSTSLPRPKTGEELRATLLALLGSPHLCSSKFITEQYDRYVRGNTVLAEHADGGVLRIDESTGRGIALSTDASGRYTLLDPYTGAQLALAEAYRNVAVTGATPVAVTNCLNFGSPEDPGVMWQFQQAVRGLADGCAALGIPVTGGNVSFYNQTGSAAIMPTPVVGVLGVIDDVGRRIPTALGGEPGETLILLGDTYDEFDGSVWAQVTADHLGGLPPRVDLAREKLLAEVLTAASRDGLVSAAHDLSEGGLAQAVVESALAGETGCRLVLPEGADPFVTLFSESAGRVLVAVPRTEESRFRSMCEARGLPAVRIGVTDQDSDALEVQGLFTVPLSELRETSEAVLPRFFG; via the coding sequence GTGACTGTCTCCGGGACGAGCGAGCGCACCCACGCGATCGACACCGTCGAGCACGCCGCCGCCACCCCCGAACAGCCGCAGCCCTACGGCGAGCTGGGCCTCAAAGAGGACGAGTACGAGCGGATCCGCGAGATCCTGGGCCGCAGGCCCACAGACACCGAGCTGGCGATGTACTCGGTGATGTGGAGCGAGCACTGCTCCTACAAATCCTCCAAGGTCCACCTGCGCTACTTCGGCGAGACCACCACCGACGAGATGCGCGCCGGCATGCTGGCGGGAATCGGCGAGAACGCCGGCGTCGTCGACATCGGGGACGGCTGGGCCGTCACGTTCAAGGTGGAATCGCACAACCACCCTTCCTATGTCGAGCCCTACCAGGGCGCCGCCACCGGCGTCGGCGGCATCGTGCGCGACATCATGGCCATGGGCGCGCGGCCCATCGCCGTGATGGACCAGCTGCGGTTCGGCGCGGCCGACGGCCCCGACACCCGTCGCGTGGTCGACGGTGTGGTCCGCGGCATCGGCGGCTATGGGAACTCGCTCGGGCTGCCCAACATCGGCGGCGAGACCGTGTTCGACGCCTGCTACGCCGGTAATCCTTTGGTGAATGCCTTGTGCGTCGGCGTATTACGACAGGAGGATCTGCACCTGGCGTTCGCCTCGGGCCGGGGCAACAAGATCATCCTGTTCGGCGCGCGGACGGGCCTGGACGGGATCGGCGGGGTCTCCGTGCTGGCGTCCGACACCTTCGACAGCACCGGGTCGCGCAAGAAGCTGCCCTCGGTCCAGGTGGGCGACCCGTTCATGGAGAAGGTGCTCATCGAGTGCTGCCTCGAGCTCTACGCGGGGGGCCTGGTGATCGGCATCCAGGACCTCGGTGGCGCTGGATTGGCCTGCGCCACATCAGAACTCGCGTCGGCCGGAGACGGCGGGATGGCGATTCGGCTCGACACCGTCCCGTTGCGGACGCAGGGGATGGCACCCGCGGAGGTCCTGTGCAGCGAGTCGCAGGAGCGGATGTGCGCGGTGGTATCGCCCGAGAACGTCGACGCTTTTATGGCGGTCTGCCGCAAATGGGACGTGCTGGCCACCGTGATCGGCGAGGTCGCCGAGGGTGACCGGCTCCAGATCACCTGGCACGGCGAGACCGTCGTCGACGTGCCGCCGAGGACCGTCGCACACGAGGGGCCGGTGTACCAACGGCCGGTTGCGCGACCCGAGTCGCAGGACGCCCTGAACGCGGCCCGGTCGACGAGCCTGCCGCGACCAAAAACCGGGGAGGAGCTGCGGGCGACCTTGCTTGCGCTGCTGGGCAGCCCGCATCTGTGCAGCAGCAAATTCATCACCGAGCAGTACGACCGATACGTCCGTGGCAACACCGTGCTGGCCGAGCACGCCGACGGCGGCGTGCTGCGCATCGACGAATCCACCGGGCGTGGAATCGCTTTGTCGACCGACGCGTCGGGTCGCTACACCTTGCTCGATCCCTACACCGGCGCCCAACTCGCCCTGGCCGAGGCGTACCGCAACGTGGCGGTCACCGGCGCCACGCCGGTCGCGGTGACCAACTGCCTCAATTTTGGCTCGCCCGAAGACCCCGGAGTGATGTGGCAGTTCCAGCAAGCGGTCCGGGGTCTGGCGGACGGCTGTGCGGCTCTTGGCATTCCGGTGACCGGCGGCAACGTCAGCTTCTACAACCAAACGGGCTCGGCGGCGATCATGCCGACGCCGGTTGTAGGCGTGCTCGGCGTGATCGACGACGTCGGCCGCCGGATTCCCACGGCCCTGGGCGGTGAGCCCGGTGAAACACTGATCCTGCTGGGCGACACCTACGACGAGTTCGACGGTTCCGTCTGGGCCCAGGTGACCGCCGACCATCTGGGCGGGCTGCCCCCGCGGGTCGACCTGGCGCGGGAAAAGCTCTTGGCCGAGGTGCTGACGGCGGCGTCGCGCGACGGCCTGGTGTCCGCCGCGCACGACCTGTCGGAGGGCGGGCTGGCCCAGGCCGTGGTCGAATCGGCCCTGGCGGGTGAAACGGGTTGCCGCCTCGTGCTTCCCGAGGGGGCCGATCCGTTCGTGACGTTGTTCTCCGAGTCCGCCGGCCGCGTGCTGGTGGCCGTGCCGCGGACCGAGGAAAGCCGATTTCGTTCCATGTGCGAGGCTCGCGGGCTGCCCGCGGTCCGAATCGGTGTCACAGACCAGGATTCGGACGCGCTCGAGGTCCAGGGGCTGTTCACCGTGCCGCTGTCCGAACTGCGCGAAACGTCCGAGGCGGTGCTCCCGCGATTCTTCGGATAG
- a CDS encoding M18 family aminopeptidase, protein MSASAAGLCEFIDASPSPYHACATVAARLGAAGYAELGEADRWPEKPGRYFIVRSGSLIAWNSDGPDRPFRIVGAHTDSPNLRVKQHPDRLVAGWRVVALEPYGGAWLNSWLDRDLGISGRLSVLDGAGLAQRLVRVDEPILRVPQLAIHLAEDRKSLTLDPQRHVNAVWGVGAQAVSFVDYVAERAGVAPADVLAADLMTHDLTPSTLVGSDASLVSAPRLDNQASCYAGMEALLAAEPRGFLPVLVLFDHEEVGSSSDHGAQSNLLSMVLERIVLVAGGSREDYLRRLSSSLLASADMAHATHPNYPERHEPGHLIEVNAGPVLKVHPNLRYATDGPTAAAFALACRQAGVGLQRYEHRADLPCGSTIGPLASARTGIPTVDVGAAQLAMHSARELMGAHDVAAYSAAMRAFLAPA, encoded by the coding sequence ATGTCGGCCAGCGCCGCAGGTCTCTGCGAATTCATCGACGCGTCCCCATCCCCGTACCACGCTTGCGCGACGGTGGCCGCCCGGTTGGGCGCCGCCGGATATGCCGAACTCGGGGAAGCCGACCGTTGGCCGGAGAAACCCGGCCGGTACTTCATCGTCCGCTCCGGCTCCCTGATCGCCTGGAATTCCGACGGGCCCGATCGACCGTTCCGGATCGTCGGCGCGCACACCGACAGCCCCAACCTGCGGGTCAAACAGCACCCGGATCGGCTGGTCGCTGGCTGGCGGGTGGTGGCGCTCGAGCCGTATGGGGGAGCGTGGCTCAACTCCTGGCTGGACCGGGACCTCGGGATCAGCGGCCGCCTGTCCGTCCTCGACGGTGCGGGCCTCGCCCAGCGGCTGGTTCGGGTAGACGAGCCGATCCTGCGGGTGCCTCAGCTGGCCATCCACCTGGCGGAGGATCGCAAGTCGCTCACATTGGACCCGCAACGGCACGTCAACGCGGTCTGGGGCGTTGGCGCCCAAGCGGTTTCGTTTGTCGACTATGTCGCCGAACGTGCGGGCGTGGCACCGGCCGACGTGCTTGCGGCCGACCTCATGACGCACGATCTGACGCCGTCGACATTGGTTGGAAGCGACGCCAGCCTGGTGAGCGCCCCCCGGCTGGACAATCAGGCCAGCTGCTACGCCGGCATGGAGGCATTGTTGGCCGCCGAACCGCGGGGATTCCTGCCGGTGTTGGTGCTCTTCGACCACGAGGAAGTGGGGTCGTCCTCCGACCACGGTGCGCAGTCCAACCTGCTCAGCATGGTGCTGGAACGGATCGTCCTCGTCGCCGGCGGCAGCAGGGAGGACTATCTGCGGCGCCTGTCGTCCTCGCTGCTGGCCTCGGCGGACATGGCGCACGCCACCCACCCCAACTACCCGGAGCGGCACGAGCCGGGCCACCTGATCGAGGTCAATGCCGGGCCGGTACTCAAGGTGCACCCGAACCTGCGGTACGCCACCGACGGACCCACGGCCGCGGCGTTCGCGCTGGCCTGCCGGCAGGCCGGGGTCGGGTTGCAGCGTTACGAGCATCGCGCCGACCTGCCGTGCGGGTCGACGATCGGTCCGCTGGCTTCGGCGCGCACCGGCATACCCACCGTTGACGTGGGCGCCGCCCAGCTCGCCATGCACTCCGCCCGGGAATTGATGGGTGCGCACGACGTCGCAGCGTACTCGGCGGCGATGCGCGCTTTCCTCGCGCCGGCGTGA
- a CDS encoding Dyp-type peroxidase: protein MPPVQPQPILEPLTPAAIFLVVTIDDGGEEAVHDALPDISGLVRAIGFREPPKRLSAITSIGSDAWDRLFSGPRPRELHRFVELNGPCHHGPATPGDLLFHIRAESLDVCFELADRILRSMEGAVTVVDEVHGFRYFDNRDLLGFVDGTENPDGALALSATQIGDDDPDFAGSCYVHVQKYVHNLSSWNSLSVTEQELVIGRTKLENLELDDDDKPANSHIALNVITDDDGTELKIVRHNMPFGELGKGEYGTYFIGYSRTPKVTEQMLENMFFGDPPGNTDRILDFSTAVTGGLFFSPTLDFLDDPPPLPVAAEGATPTPASVEGSLSIGSLKGTAR, encoded by the coding sequence GTGCCTCCGGTTCAGCCACAGCCCATCCTCGAGCCGTTGACGCCCGCCGCGATATTTCTCGTGGTCACGATCGACGACGGCGGGGAGGAGGCTGTCCACGACGCGCTGCCGGACATATCCGGACTGGTGCGCGCGATCGGATTCCGCGAACCGCCGAAGCGCCTGTCGGCCATCACCTCGATCGGATCCGACGCCTGGGACCGGCTGTTCTCGGGTCCACGCCCCAGGGAACTGCACCGGTTCGTCGAGCTCAACGGCCCGTGCCACCACGGGCCCGCCACGCCCGGAGACCTGTTGTTCCACATCCGCGCTGAGAGCCTGGACGTCTGTTTCGAGCTGGCCGACCGGATCCTCCGGTCGATGGAAGGCGCGGTCACTGTCGTCGACGAAGTGCACGGGTTCCGTTACTTCGACAACCGCGACCTATTGGGGTTCGTCGACGGCACCGAGAATCCCGACGGCGCACTGGCGCTCAGCGCCACCCAGATCGGTGACGACGACCCCGACTTCGCCGGCTCCTGCTACGTCCACGTGCAGAAGTACGTGCACAACCTGTCGTCCTGGAATTCGCTGTCGGTCACCGAACAGGAACTGGTCATCGGCCGGACCAAACTGGAAAACCTCGAACTCGATGACGACGACAAGCCTGCGAACTCCCATATCGCGCTGAACGTCATCACCGACGACGACGGCACCGAGCTCAAGATCGTGCGGCACAACATGCCGTTCGGCGAGCTCGGCAAGGGCGAGTACGGGACCTACTTCATCGGCTACTCGCGCACTCCGAAAGTGACCGAGCAAATGCTGGAGAACATGTTCTTCGGTGATCCGCCCGGCAACACCGACCGCATTCTGGACTTCTCGACGGCGGTCACCGGCGGCCTGTTCTTCTCCCCCACCCTCGACTTCCTCGATGATCCGCCTCCCCTGCCCGTCGCGGCGGAGGGGGCAACACCCACCCCCGCTTCTGTTGAAGGCTCACTGTCGATCGGCAGCCTGAAAGGAACCGCCCGATGA
- the purF gene encoding amidophosphoribosyltransferase, with amino-acid sequence MTVSGPEAAEQDLNSPREECGVFGVWAPGEEVAKLTYYGLYALQHRGQEAAGIAVADGSQVLVFKDLGLVSQVFDEQTLAAMHGHVAIGHCRYSTTGDTTWENAQPVFRNTAAGTGVALGHNGNLVNTAELAARARDAGLIARRCPAPATTDSDILGALLAHGAADSTLEQAALALLPTVRGAFCLTFMDENTLYACRDPHGVRPLSLGRLDRGWVVASETAALDIVGASFVRDIEPGELLAIDADGVRSTRFANPTPKGCVFEYVYLARPDSTIAGRSVHGTRVEIGRRLARERPVDADLVIGVPESGTPAAVGYAQESGIPYGQGLMKNAYVGRTFIQPSQTIRQLGIRLKLNPLREVIRGKRLIVVDDSIVRGNTQRALLRMLREAGAVEVHVRIASPPVKWPCFYGIDFPSPAELIANAVEDKEEMLEAVRHAIGADTLGYISLRGLVAASEQPASRLCTACFDGKYPIELPGETALGKNVVEQMLANAARGAGLEDLAQDEVPVVH; translated from the coding sequence GTGACCGTCTCAGGACCAGAAGCAGCCGAGCAGGACCTGAACTCACCCCGCGAAGAGTGCGGTGTATTTGGGGTGTGGGCGCCGGGCGAGGAAGTCGCCAAGCTCACTTACTACGGCCTGTACGCGCTGCAACATCGCGGGCAGGAGGCGGCGGGCATCGCCGTCGCGGACGGATCGCAGGTGCTGGTCTTCAAGGACCTGGGCTTGGTGAGTCAGGTCTTCGACGAGCAGACCCTGGCCGCGATGCACGGCCACGTCGCCATCGGCCACTGCCGCTATTCCACCACGGGCGACACCACCTGGGAGAACGCCCAGCCGGTGTTCCGCAACACCGCCGCGGGTACCGGGGTGGCGCTGGGACACAACGGAAACCTCGTCAACACCGCCGAACTCGCCGCCCGCGCTCGTGACGCCGGGCTGATCGCCCGGCGCTGCCCCGCCCCGGCGACGACGGATTCCGACATCCTCGGTGCGCTCCTCGCGCACGGCGCCGCCGACTCGACGCTGGAACAGGCCGCGCTGGCGCTGCTGCCCACCGTGCGGGGGGCCTTCTGCTTAACCTTCATGGACGAGAACACGCTGTACGCGTGCCGCGATCCGCATGGCGTGCGGCCACTTTCGCTCGGTCGGTTGGATCGGGGCTGGGTGGTCGCGTCGGAGACGGCCGCGCTCGACATTGTCGGAGCCTCATTCGTCCGCGACATCGAGCCGGGCGAACTTCTCGCGATCGACGCCGACGGCGTGCGCTCCACGCGGTTCGCCAACCCCACCCCCAAGGGCTGCGTCTTCGAGTACGTCTACCTGGCGCGGCCCGACAGCACCATCGCCGGCCGGTCCGTGCACGGCACCCGGGTCGAAATCGGTCGCCGGTTGGCCCGCGAGCGCCCCGTCGACGCCGACCTGGTCATCGGGGTGCCTGAATCGGGCACCCCGGCCGCGGTCGGGTACGCCCAGGAGTCCGGCATCCCGTATGGGCAGGGCCTGATGAAGAACGCCTACGTCGGGCGTACCTTCATCCAGCCGTCGCAGACCATCCGGCAGCTCGGCATCAGGCTCAAGCTCAACCCGTTGCGCGAGGTGATCCGGGGCAAACGGCTCATCGTCGTGGACGACTCGATCGTGCGGGGCAACACCCAGCGTGCGCTGCTGCGCATGCTGCGCGAGGCAGGCGCCGTCGAAGTGCATGTCCGCATCGCCTCGCCGCCGGTGAAATGGCCCTGCTTCTACGGCATCGACTTCCCGTCGCCGGCGGAGCTGATCGCCAACGCGGTCGAAGACAAAGAGGAGATGCTCGAGGCGGTGCGGCACGCCATCGGTGCCGACACCCTGGGCTACATCTCGCTGCGTGGCCTGGTCGCCGCCTCGGAGCAACCCGCGTCGCGGCTCTGCACCGCCTGCTTCGACGGCAAGTATCCGATCGAACTGCCCGGCGAGACGGCGCTGGGCAAGAACGTCGTCGAGCAGATGCTCGCCAACGCCGCGCGGGGCGCCGGGCTCGAAGATCTCGCGCAAGACGAAGTGCCGGTTGTGCACTGA
- a CDS encoding sterol carrier family protein gives MAARDRADPAKTRQAVLSVADWLRDESRPAPDRGTLATAVRLTARTLAAAAPGASVEVRVPPFVAVQCIAGPRHTRGTPPNVVETDPRTWLLLVTGMSSVAAAKNAGTLTLSGARAGEIDHWLPLFDIG, from the coding sequence ATGGCCGCCCGGGACAGAGCCGATCCGGCAAAGACGCGACAGGCCGTGTTGAGCGTCGCGGACTGGCTGCGCGACGAATCCCGCCCGGCGCCCGACCGGGGAACCCTGGCGACCGCGGTGCGTCTGACCGCGCGCACGCTGGCCGCGGCGGCGCCCGGCGCCAGCGTCGAAGTCCGCGTCCCGCCGTTCGTCGCGGTGCAGTGCATCGCCGGGCCCCGGCACACCCGCGGCACACCGCCCAATGTCGTCGAAACCGATCCCCGTACTTGGCTGCTGCTGGTCACCGGGATGTCGTCGGTCGCCGCGGCGAAAAACGCCGGTACGCTCACCCTTTCCGGCGCGCGGGCCGGTGAGATTGACCACTGGCTGCCCTTGTTCGATATCGGCTGA
- a CDS encoding family 1 encapsulin nanocompartment shell protein → MKNNLYRDLAPITDAAWEEIELEATRTFKRHIAGRRVVDVSGPGGPVTAAVSTGRLQDVAAPTDGVVAHLRESKPLVRLRVPFTLSRTEIDNVERGANDSDWDPVKAAAKKLAFVEDRTIFEGYGAASIDGIRSCSSNPALTLPEDPRDMPDAISQALTGLRLAGVDGPYSVLLAADVYTKVSETTAHGYPIREHLNRLVDGDIIWAPAIDGAFVLTTRGGDFDLQLGTDVAIGYLNHDADTVQLYLQETLTFLCYTAEASVCLAP, encoded by the coding sequence ATGAAAAACAACCTCTATCGCGACCTGGCCCCGATCACCGACGCCGCTTGGGAAGAAATCGAGTTGGAGGCGACTCGGACGTTCAAACGCCACATCGCCGGACGCCGGGTGGTCGACGTCAGTGGGCCCGGCGGCCCGGTCACCGCGGCGGTCAGCACGGGCCGCCTGCAAGACGTCGCCGCCCCCACCGACGGGGTGGTGGCCCACCTGCGGGAGAGCAAACCGCTTGTGCGGCTGCGTGTTCCGTTCACCCTGTCACGAACGGAAATCGACAACGTGGAGCGAGGCGCCAACGACTCCGACTGGGATCCGGTCAAGGCCGCGGCGAAGAAGCTCGCCTTCGTCGAGGACCGGACCATCTTCGAGGGCTACGGCGCCGCGTCCATCGACGGCATCCGAAGCTGCAGCTCCAATCCGGCGCTGACACTGCCGGAGGACCCACGGGACATGCCCGACGCCATCTCCCAGGCGCTGACGGGGTTGCGCCTGGCCGGTGTCGACGGCCCGTATTCGGTGCTGCTGGCCGCCGACGTCTACACGAAGGTGAGCGAAACCACCGCCCATGGTTATCCCATCCGCGAGCACTTGAACCGACTGGTCGACGGGGACATCATCTGGGCGCCGGCCATCGATGGCGCCTTCGTGCTGACCACTCGCGGCGGAGACTTCGACCTGCAGCTGGGCACCGACGTCGCCATCGGTTACCTCAACCACGACGCCGACACGGTGCAGCTATACCTGCAGGAGACCCTGACGTTCTTGTGCTACACGGCCGAGGCGTCGGTCTGCCTAGCCCCGTAG
- a CDS encoding Rv0804 family intramembrane glutamic endopeptidase, which translates to MGRLRALFLAAALVGWSFVTPRLPTALRLGLQAGVGGLLVLATRAGLGLRPPRLWAGLRTGSAVGAAAVGAVAATAWLPPVRASMAARATPPSAPGWLLVRIPVGTVWAEEAAFRAALAGVASRAFGPNGGKALQAIAFGLSHVTDARSTGEPVLPTVLVTGGAGWFFAWLAERSGSLAAPMLAHLAINEAGAVATLLVRRYRCAT; encoded by the coding sequence ATAGGACGGCTGCGGGCGCTGTTCCTGGCCGCCGCCCTGGTCGGGTGGAGCTTCGTCACGCCACGGCTTCCGACGGCGTTGCGGCTGGGGCTACAGGCGGGCGTCGGCGGGCTGCTGGTGCTGGCGACCCGGGCGGGGTTGGGCCTTCGGCCACCACGGTTGTGGGCGGGATTGCGGACGGGCTCGGCCGTGGGGGCGGCGGCGGTGGGTGCGGTCGCTGCGACGGCGTGGCTGCCGCCAGTCCGCGCGTCGATGGCCGCCCGCGCGACGCCGCCGTCGGCGCCGGGGTGGCTCCTGGTGCGGATACCGGTGGGCACGGTGTGGGCCGAGGAGGCCGCGTTTCGCGCGGCGCTGGCCGGCGTCGCCTCCCGTGCTTTCGGTCCCAATGGGGGAAAGGCGTTGCAGGCCATAGCTTTCGGTCTCTCTCATGTTACCGATGCGCGTTCGACGGGGGAGCCGGTGCTGCCCACCGTGCTGGTCACCGGAGGTGCGGGCTGGTTCTTCGCTTGGCTGGCCGAGCGTTCCGGCAGCCTCGCCGCGCCGATGCTGGCGCACCTGGCCATCAACGAGGCGGGTGCCGTCGCGACGCTGCTTGTGCGGCGTTATCGGTGCGCCACTTGA
- a CDS encoding DUF3073 domain-containing protein, giving the protein MGRGRAKAKQTKVARELKYSSPQTDFQRLQRELSGTSADDSSELEDDGLGESWAERDDWRR; this is encoded by the coding sequence ATGGGCCGCGGCCGGGCTAAGGCGAAGCAGACCAAGGTTGCGAGAGAACTGAAATACAGTTCGCCGCAGACCGACTTTCAGCGGCTACAGCGCGAGCTGTCGGGAACGAGCGCCGACGACTCCAGCGAGCTGGAGGACGACGGCCTCGGCGAGTCCTGGGCTGAGCGGGACGACTGGCGCCGCTAA